One genomic region from Sphingobacterium sp. UGAL515B_05 encodes:
- a CDS encoding RagB/SusD family nutrient uptake outer membrane protein gives MKSIYNILFISSLLLLGLSACRKDLLNQNPTTTPSSETFWVDENDALAALMANYSIFRPCFDRDYHFDGHGDFLKMYNTGAAPISLTVNSPMNYGSGASAMYRALYGSIFSSNFVIENTNTRLLPVAKTDAVKQTLEIIVAEAKLLRAIAYFRLISLWGDVPYFYKSAPAPAEADTVRRMPIAQLKDSIMADLNYAVDKLPKKGSAIGRAGKPAALAFRGKFQLYWGSWKKNGWPELDGFVQSATEAKTAYTAAAADFKRVINDFGIKMFRNGDPGQWGELGKADVLPNYYYMFIPSTGNLSQDEEMVMVLTHGGVGTKQSEEYQRVWTGPLVSLGQNQAIPRYELADRYQSTITGDFLPKMVQLDPVKNPAARTTANSAVNPESYRNRDYRMKATLLWDYELIMSMSPTETTGYIPFIYKTWGAAVTVNGVSYKTSFTDNTTNLSGLQSRKFVRNYGGVARSDGNYNWPLMRIADVYLMYAEATNEIGGPQADAIDLVNKVRRRGNLPALAGAKTSSRDAFFDAIEQERIVELFGEGQRAFDLRRWRKLETVFGKPYGDGKWFQDSFGNNWERFFFNESELTYQKCYIYQIPETERSRNPNLTQNIPWK, from the coding sequence ATGAAATCGATATATAACATATTGTTTATTTCTTCTTTGCTGCTTCTTGGTTTGTCCGCATGTCGCAAAGATTTGTTGAATCAGAATCCAACAACAACGCCAAGCTCCGAAACGTTCTGGGTGGACGAAAATGACGCGCTTGCTGCGTTAATGGCGAACTATTCCATATTTAGGCCTTGTTTTGATCGCGACTATCATTTCGATGGACATGGAGATTTCCTTAAAATGTACAATACTGGTGCGGCACCTATTTCATTAACGGTCAATAGTCCGATGAATTATGGCTCCGGTGCATCGGCAATGTATAGAGCATTGTATGGATCTATATTCAGTTCTAACTTTGTGATCGAAAATACCAATACGCGTTTGTTGCCCGTAGCAAAAACTGATGCTGTAAAACAAACCCTGGAAATTATCGTGGCGGAGGCCAAGTTGTTGCGCGCCATTGCATACTTTAGATTGATTTCCCTATGGGGTGATGTGCCTTATTTTTATAAATCGGCACCAGCTCCCGCAGAGGCTGATACGGTGCGGAGAATGCCTATTGCACAGCTGAAAGATTCTATTATGGCTGATTTGAACTATGCGGTGGACAAATTGCCCAAAAAGGGGTCTGCAATTGGTCGTGCCGGTAAGCCTGCTGCATTGGCCTTTCGTGGTAAGTTTCAATTGTATTGGGGTTCGTGGAAGAAAAACGGATGGCCTGAATTGGATGGATTTGTACAATCTGCTACAGAGGCTAAAACGGCATATACTGCGGCCGCTGCTGATTTTAAACGTGTAATCAATGATTTTGGCATCAAAATGTTTAGAAATGGTGATCCAGGTCAATGGGGTGAATTGGGGAAGGCTGATGTGCTCCCAAATTATTACTACATGTTTATACCTTCTACCGGCAACTTGAGCCAAGATGAGGAAATGGTCATGGTGCTTACCCATGGCGGTGTGGGAACAAAACAAAGTGAGGAATATCAGCGGGTATGGACGGGGCCATTGGTGTCTTTAGGACAGAATCAGGCGATTCCGCGCTATGAATTGGCCGATCGTTACCAATCTACCATTACAGGAGATTTCTTACCAAAGATGGTTCAGCTAGATCCGGTGAAAAATCCTGCAGCACGTACTACGGCAAATTCAGCGGTGAACCCTGAGTCGTACCGTAACCGCGATTATCGCATGAAAGCGACTTTGTTGTGGGATTACGAATTGATTATGAGTATGAGCCCTACGGAGACCACAGGTTATATTCCCTTTATCTACAAAACTTGGGGAGCTGCGGTGACGGTTAACGGTGTCTCCTACAAAACTTCCTTTACCGATAATACCACAAATCTCTCGGGATTGCAATCGCGTAAATTTGTGCGCAATTATGGTGGTGTGGCACGTAGTGATGGAAATTACAATTGGCCTTTGATGCGCATTGCTGACGTATACCTGATGTATGCTGAAGCGACCAATGAGATTGGTGGTCCACAGGCGGACGCAATTGATTTGGTTAATAAGGTTAGGCGTCGTGGTAACCTACCTGCGCTTGCTGGAGCTAAAACCTCGTCTCGTGATGCATTTTTCGATGCCATAGAGCAGGAAAGAATTGTTGAGTTGTTTGGCGAAGGGCAGCGCGCATTTGACTTGAGGAGATGGCGTAAACTGGAAACAGTGTTTGGCAAACCTTATGGTGATGGAAAATGGTTCCAGGATAGTTTTGGAAATAATTGGGAACGCTTTTTCTTCAATGAGTCTGAATTGACTTATCAAAAGTGTTATATCTATCAAATTCCGGAAACAGAACGTTCGCGGAATCCGAATTTAACACAAAATATACCTTGGAAATAA
- a CDS encoding TonB-dependent receptor, giving the protein MILKQIKIRDVINRSCLLVGLPFISMAALANVPSSLNNGKIPISDVLNPSSGLAKFQQQLVGQVLDAKGQPLSGVEVRNLKNATVTVTDQEGRFKLTGSVSDQIQFRLIGFNTKVVSGKDVQALVLDASENALDEVVVVGYGKQKKGNLTGAVASVNFDQSTSSRGLSNASQALQGVIPGLAVSQNSGMAGNNAADLLIRGLGTVNSAGPLIVVDGMPDVNMNRVNVNDIESVTVLKDASSAAVYGSRAANGVVLITTKSGKRNSRTAISFSANKSLVKPTRSFDFVNNYAKAMTATQRAQAYNTAASAFNFKNGTIDEWLALSMIDPRLYPSTDWWDVILRNGQSGNYNVSINGGTENNNYYLSVGMLDEKGIQINNDFKRYNAAFNFETKVTNTIGAGVRFSGNWSDYRYNYEDGMTANSTSGMDLFTSPAGILPYDPITGFYGGAMSYNESPQANNIYADYMTRNQNHMNQKQALVNGYLNWKPFKGFEAKVDYALNYDTRFQWKADMPTKLYNIRTGLSIRDLVPTNDGIYNTDRNNYKTQLNFKLSYDHKFGANHNFSALAVYSEEYWNNRVLAGSRLDRLHPSLHEIDGASEDVQNVSGSSSAEGLRSYIGRLNYTAFGKYMFEGNFRVDGSSRFLPGDQYGFFPSAAVGWRISDEVFMSAFKEKIRMSSAKFRASYGSLGNNSGVGLYEQKQSLVSSPYYLIDNSTGTGSVVKGLINKKLINYDLTWEKTRVFNFGLDLGFFKNKLTAELDYYERKTIGMNRPSDVSMHLTGLFTAPRRNIGDMMNKGLEANVTWNDRKGDVGYMLNFNVGYNKNKLLSWNEQLQRGSVFIDMPYNFIYAFESLGIAQSWQDVYNAVPQGASPGDILLKDVNGDGKLDANDRVAYPAYQLGRPKVNYGFRGSVDYKGFDFSFLLQAATGRKEFWMNKANSNFLGTANQAITEDQWNNMWSLDNRDADYPKLLPSTLGSTSPNAYLSTFWLQNMSYLRVKNLQLGYTFKKELLMKLGIQKLRVFGSVDNLAVLTSFKGLDPEKSTYTNDAYPMTKSFVVGLNVDL; this is encoded by the coding sequence ATGATACTAAAGCAGATTAAAATCCGGGATGTAATAAACAGGAGTTGCCTTTTGGTGGGGCTACCTTTTATTTCGATGGCTGCATTGGCAAATGTACCTTCTTCCCTTAACAATGGAAAGATTCCGATCTCGGATGTTTTAAACCCTTCGTCGGGTTTAGCTAAATTTCAGCAGCAGCTTGTCGGGCAGGTGCTGGACGCCAAAGGGCAGCCACTGTCCGGTGTAGAAGTGCGTAACCTTAAAAATGCAACTGTTACCGTTACGGATCAAGAAGGTCGTTTTAAATTAACGGGGTCCGTTTCCGATCAGATTCAATTTCGGTTAATCGGTTTTAATACAAAAGTGGTGTCGGGGAAAGATGTGCAGGCTTTGGTGCTTGATGCGAGCGAAAATGCACTGGATGAGGTTGTTGTGGTGGGGTATGGTAAGCAGAAAAAAGGCAACTTGACTGGTGCTGTGGCCAGTGTCAATTTTGATCAATCGACCTCGAGTCGGGGTCTTTCCAATGCCTCGCAGGCATTGCAAGGTGTTATTCCTGGTTTGGCCGTAAGTCAAAACTCCGGAATGGCCGGAAATAATGCAGCGGATCTTTTGATTCGGGGATTGGGGACGGTCAACAGTGCTGGACCGCTGATCGTGGTTGATGGAATGCCCGATGTCAATATGAATCGTGTGAATGTGAATGATATTGAAAGTGTGACCGTACTAAAAGATGCTTCTTCCGCTGCAGTATACGGTTCCAGAGCGGCCAATGGGGTTGTATTGATCACGACAAAGTCTGGTAAAAGAAACAGTAGGACGGCTATTTCCTTTAGTGCCAACAAATCGCTGGTGAAACCTACCCGCTCTTTTGATTTTGTCAATAATTATGCAAAAGCGATGACGGCTACTCAAAGGGCACAGGCCTATAATACGGCCGCATCTGCATTCAATTTTAAGAATGGAACCATCGACGAATGGTTGGCATTGAGTATGATCGACCCGAGATTATATCCAAGTACCGATTGGTGGGATGTTATTCTCCGCAATGGTCAAAGTGGGAATTATAATGTTTCCATTAATGGGGGGACTGAAAATAATAATTACTATTTGTCTGTCGGTATGCTGGATGAGAAGGGGATACAGATCAATAATGATTTTAAACGTTATAATGCTGCATTTAACTTCGAAACCAAAGTAACCAACACCATCGGTGCTGGAGTGCGGTTCTCCGGAAACTGGTCCGATTACCGTTATAACTACGAAGACGGTATGACTGCCAACTCGACAAGTGGGATGGATCTGTTTACCTCACCAGCAGGTATATTGCCTTATGATCCTATTACCGGTTTTTATGGCGGTGCAATGTCTTACAATGAAAGTCCGCAGGCCAATAATATTTATGCAGATTACATGACGCGCAACCAAAACCACATGAATCAAAAGCAGGCTTTGGTGAATGGTTATTTAAACTGGAAGCCATTTAAAGGATTTGAGGCTAAAGTGGATTATGCCCTAAATTATGATACGCGTTTTCAATGGAAGGCAGATATGCCGACAAAATTATATAACATCCGGACGGGATTGTCTATCCGGGATCTTGTGCCGACAAATGATGGGATATATAATACAGACCGAAACAATTACAAAACCCAGCTGAACTTCAAATTGAGTTACGATCATAAGTTTGGCGCTAACCATAATTTCTCTGCTTTGGCCGTGTATTCAGAAGAATATTGGAACAATCGTGTTTTGGCAGGTAGTCGCTTAGATCGTTTGCATCCTAGTTTACATGAAATTGATGGCGCTTCTGAAGACGTGCAAAATGTGTCGGGATCATCATCGGCAGAAGGTTTGCGTTCTTATATTGGACGATTAAATTATACGGCCTTCGGAAAGTATATGTTTGAAGGGAACTTCCGGGTAGATGGTTCATCACGTTTCTTGCCGGGTGATCAATATGGCTTTTTTCCATCAGCGGCAGTGGGCTGGCGGATTTCAGACGAGGTATTTATGTCGGCATTTAAGGAAAAGATCAGGATGAGTTCGGCCAAATTTAGAGCTTCTTATGGTTCTTTGGGGAATAATAGTGGTGTCGGATTGTATGAGCAGAAGCAATCTTTGGTCTCTAGTCCTTATTATTTGATTGACAATAGTACAGGAACAGGGTCTGTTGTCAAAGGGTTGATCAATAAGAAACTGATCAACTATGACCTTACCTGGGAAAAGACACGTGTGTTTAATTTTGGTTTGGATCTTGGATTCTTTAAAAATAAACTGACTGCGGAGCTGGATTATTACGAAAGAAAGACGATTGGTATGAACAGGCCTTCGGATGTATCTATGCATCTGACGGGTTTATTCACTGCCCCCCGACGTAATATTGGTGATATGATGAATAAAGGGCTGGAAGCAAATGTTACCTGGAATGACCGAAAGGGCGATGTGGGTTACATGCTGAACTTTAATGTTGGGTATAACAAGAACAAGCTGCTGTCCTGGAATGAGCAGTTGCAAAGAGGTTCGGTATTTATTGATATGCCTTATAATTTTATCTATGCTTTCGAATCGTTGGGCATTGCTCAGTCTTGGCAGGATGTCTATAATGCTGTTCCTCAGGGCGCTTCCCCGGGAGATATTTTGTTGAAAGATGTCAATGGTGATGGCAAATTGGATGCGAATGACCGTGTAGCATATCCAGCTTATCAACTGGGTAGACCAAAGGTGAATTACGGATTTAGAGGTTCGGTGGACTACAAAGGTTTTGATTTTTCTTTCCTGTTGCAGGCTGCCACAGGAAGAAAGGAATTTTGGATGAACAAAGCGAATTCGAACTTTTTAGGAACGGCAAATCAGGCTATTACTGAGGACCAGTGGAATAATATGTGGAGCCTGGACAATCGCGATGCTGATTATCCTAAGTTGCTTCCAAGTACATTAGGATCAACGAGTCCAAATGCGTATTTGAGCACATTTTGGCTGCAAAACATGTCTTATTTAAGGGTGAAAAATCTGCAGCTTGGCTATACTTTTAAGAAAGAATTACTGATGAAGCTGGGCATCCAGAAGTTACGTGTATTTGGTTCGGTCGATAATTTAGCGGTATTGACAAGTTTTAAAGGCTTAGATCCGGAGAAAAGTACCTATACCAATGATGCTTATCCGATGACGAAGAGTTTTGTGGTTGGACTGAATGTTGACTTATAA